The Nitrospiria bacterium region TTAAAAACAGAAGACAGCCCATCTCAAAAGAATGCGAATCCAGGAGGATAATCAATGGATTCTTTAAAAAACCTTGAGAAAAAAATTTCAGTTGATTTTTCTGACTTTTATGAAAAAGAAATGGGTTTTAAGCCTCCTCTCGTAAAAACCGCCATACAGGAAGACCTCCTCATTATTCGTATTGAAAATGCTCTGTCCCCTTCTGAAATTATTTTGATCAGCCAGGAAACAGGAAAAAGATTAATCAAAGAAATGAATGAAAAATTGGCTGAGGAAATATTACCTAATTTACAAATCGTTCTTTTTCCTTTGACGGGGAAAAAAGCAGTCGGACTTGAAATCGAGCTTCATGAACGGGGCCACGAAAAAGTGTTCCTGATCACGCTAGAATCTCCTAATGAAGTCTCTTCTTAAAAGAATATCCAGAAGTGTTCTTAATGAAGGTCTCAGCGGCAAGACCGCGGGGTATCAAAAAGCCCCCTCCCTTAATCCCTCCCCCCTCGATGGGGGGAGGGAAGGTGGGGGGTGGAGATGGTTTTGGGAACCCCATCCAGAGATAAGTCGAAGGGCCCGCTACAACAGATCTACTGCGTCCCACGCCGCAAGCGGCGGGGAATTGCCAGTTAAATTAACCCCTAATCCATTCAATCTCCCAACAGAGACCAGAAGAGATTTTTGCATTTGGTCTACCACCCCCCGAACCTATTCTTTAAATGGAATTGAGGGTCCCCAGAAATTTGCTTGACCCGGAAGTATTTATTGGTGTTGAATGTCCGATTAGGAAGATAGCGGGAAGGGTCCTTGATTCAAAATAACCGGTCAAGCTATAAGCCAACTTCTTAGAAGGGGAGTTGGCTTTTTTTTCATCACGAGGTTTATAAGGAGGGGTTTGGATGGCCGAGTTTTTTCAGCATTCACTCAATAACTTTCTTTCCCCGATGATCTTGTTTTTCATCTTGGGATGGGTGGCTGTATTGGCAAGGGCTAAAATGGAGCTCCCTGAAGAAATGGTCCGGGCCATGTCCTATTACCTCATGGCATCCATCGGGTTAAAGGGAGGCATTGAACTTGCCCACGAGGGGTGGAGTGTTTCAGTAATCCTGGCTTGCCTGGCTGGTGTCTTTTTGGCAGGGTTACTTCCGGTTATTGGCTACGCAATCATCCGATGCTTCAGCGGCCTTTCGGCATTGAATGCGGCCGCTATCGCGGCCCACTATGGATCCGTCAGTGCAGTGACTTTCCTAACCGCTGCAACTTTTTTGACACGGCAAGGATATACCTATGAGGGGTACACAATTGCGATGATGGCAGTAATGGAATCCCCCGCCATCGCCGTTGGAATCCTCCTCGCACGGCTTTCCTCTCAGGCTTCAACGCAATCCGATGGGGATACCTCTTTTAAAGAAATTCTCCGGGAGTCTCTTTTTAACGGTAGCGTGATGGTCCTTATGGGGGCCCTCATTATCGGAGCCCTCACAGGCGATCGGGCCCAAGAAGCCGTTGGCCCATTTTTCTTTAACCTCTTTCAAGGGGTGCTCTGCCTCTTTTTATTACACATGGGGGTTGAGGCCGCAA contains the following coding sequences:
- a CDS encoding sodium-dependent bicarbonate transport family permease — its product is MAEFFQHSLNNFLSPMILFFILGWVAVLARAKMELPEEMVRAMSYYLMASIGLKGGIELAHEGWSVSVILACLAGVFLAGLLPVIGYAIIRCFSGLSALNAAAIAAHYGSVSAVTFLTAATFLTRQGYTYEGYTIAMMAVMESPAIAVGILLARLSSQASTQSDGDTSFKEILRESLFNGSVMVLMGALIIGALTGDRAQEAVGPFFFNLFQGVLCLFLLHMGVEAAKRFSTFREVGVFLTFFGLLMPLIGASLGLFTGWLLGLSAGGTMLIAILGASASYIAVPAAMHLALPKANTAYSMTLALGIPFPFNVILGIPLYFWIARLIT
- a CDS encoding Na-translocating system protein MpsC family protein, which translates into the protein MDSLKNLEKKISVDFSDFYEKEMGFKPPLVKTAIQEDLLIIRIENALSPSEIILISQETGKRLIKEMNEKLAEEILPNLQIVLFPLTGKKAVGLEIELHERGHEKVFLITLESPNEVSS